The following proteins come from a genomic window of Heyndrickxia acidicola:
- the hpaD gene encoding 3,4-dihydroxyphenylacetate 2,3-dioxygenase gives MDFNIIRSARAVLHVTSLEASRRFYVDALGFIETYSDSESIYLRGLEEHCHHSLVLKKSEKPALEVISYKVQSEKDLEGLEKLFQSRGLKTKWMEAGTQLALGRALRVQDPAGFPIEFFFKMDKVERYLQRYDLYRGAAIQRIDHFNCAVSDTEKTFEFYKKELGFRCSEYTTTENGKVWAAWIHRKGNVHDVAFMNSEGPRLHHVAFWLSDPMSVIHTCDVLASLGYASSIERGPGRHGLSNAFFLYLRDPDGHRIELYNGDYLTCDPDFEPIRWDLDDPRRQTFWGNAAPDRWFNEASSVLDIQTGEVVVSASPVLEKRKPTFII, from the coding sequence ATGGATTTCAATATTATTCGATCTGCCCGTGCGGTTTTGCATGTTACTAGCCTGGAAGCGTCAAGGCGTTTTTATGTCGATGCGCTTGGTTTTATTGAAACATATTCAGATAGTGAATCCATCTATTTGCGGGGACTGGAAGAACATTGCCATCATAGTCTTGTATTAAAAAAGAGTGAGAAGCCCGCTTTGGAAGTCATTAGCTACAAAGTTCAATCCGAAAAGGATCTTGAGGGATTGGAAAAGCTTTTCCAAAGCAGGGGGCTTAAAACGAAATGGATGGAGGCGGGTACGCAATTAGCGCTGGGCCGGGCTCTCCGTGTACAGGATCCTGCCGGGTTTCCAATAGAGTTTTTCTTTAAAATGGATAAGGTGGAAAGGTATCTTCAGCGCTATGATTTATACAGAGGCGCAGCCATTCAGCGCATAGACCATTTTAATTGTGCCGTATCTGATACAGAAAAAACCTTTGAATTTTATAAAAAAGAGCTTGGATTTCGGTGTTCTGAATATACCACAACAGAAAACGGAAAGGTTTGGGCAGCGTGGATTCACCGAAAAGGAAACGTTCACGATGTTGCCTTTATGAATAGCGAAGGCCCAAGGCTGCATCATGTGGCGTTCTGGCTCAGTGATCCTATGAGCGTCATTCATACGTGCGATGTTCTGGCATCCCTCGGCTATGCATCAAGTATCGAGAGAGGGCCCGGGCGCCATGGACTATCCAATGCTTTTTTCCTTTATTTAAGGGATCCGGACGGACATAGAATTGAGCTTTATAACGGGGATTATTTAACATGCGACCCTGATTTTGAACCGATACGCTGGGATCTTGATGATCCAAGAAGGCAGACGTTTTGGGGAAATGCTGCACCAGACCGCTGGTTTAACGAGGCGTCAAGTGTATTGGATATTCAAACAGGAGAGGTAGTTGTTTCTGCTTCACCCGTACTTGAAAAGAGAAAACCTACTTTTATTATCTAG
- a CDS encoding fumarylacetoacetate hydrolase family protein has protein sequence MGGLKLNGSSNMLNVSVNPEDQTILSLGKVRPVKELDLAAPVKGTVYGVLLNNNEDLDAYKISFNEKPYDAPPKAPVLYIKPRNTYSGHLFGIPVPEKAEELSMGGALGVVISKKASNVAEVQAMNYVAGYTIVNDVSIPHKDFYRPAVNKKARDGFCPMGPWILEKDAVNDVHSLTVSVFINNELKQKTYLNQMVRSVSGLIAEISEFMTLNEGDVVLVGVSSNPPLAKIGDTVTIKIEEIGELENKLVPELEWMAGVKG, from the coding sequence ATGGGTGGTTTAAAGCTTAATGGCAGTTCCAACATGCTAAATGTCTCAGTAAATCCAGAGGACCAAACAATTTTATCATTGGGCAAGGTGAGACCTGTAAAGGAGCTGGATTTAGCCGCCCCTGTGAAAGGAACCGTCTACGGTGTCCTTTTAAATAATAACGAAGATTTGGATGCCTATAAAATCTCCTTTAATGAGAAGCCGTACGATGCTCCACCCAAGGCACCAGTCCTGTATATTAAACCTCGAAATACTTATAGCGGACATCTCTTTGGCATCCCTGTGCCTGAAAAGGCAGAGGAACTGTCAATGGGCGGGGCACTTGGAGTGGTCATATCTAAGAAAGCATCCAATGTTGCAGAAGTGCAGGCGATGAATTATGTTGCGGGATATACCATTGTAAATGATGTAAGTATTCCTCATAAAGATTTTTACCGGCCTGCAGTAAACAAAAAAGCCAGGGATGGGTTTTGTCCAATGGGGCCATGGATTCTTGAAAAGGATGCTGTTAATGATGTTCATTCATTAACGGTTTCCGTCTTTATTAATAATGAACTCAAGCAAAAGACATATCTTAATCAAATGGTTCGTTCGGTGAGCGGACTGATAGCTGAAATAAGTGAATTTATGACCTTGAATGAAGGGGACGTAGTACTTGTGGGTGTATCGTCAAATCCGCCTCTCGCAAAAATTGGCGATACTGTTACGATAAAAATAGAAGAAATTGGAGAGCTGGAAAACAAGCTTGTTCCAGAGCTTGAGTGGATGGCAGGTGTAAAAGGATGA
- a CDS encoding flavin reductase family protein, which produces MEDHLFRKAMAKFPTGVTVITTSVDGNPYGMTANAFMSLSLNPHLILISVANKAHMNQYIKQAGAFAVNILSKSQKEMSMHFAGQLKEKKNIDFHWYDGIPVLENSLVHLSCSVDSVSEAGDHTLFIGKVNNLQIAEGTPLTYYNGKYVDIC; this is translated from the coding sequence ATGGAAGATCATCTATTTCGCAAAGCGATGGCAAAGTTTCCAACCGGGGTCACTGTGATCACAACTTCGGTGGATGGAAACCCTTATGGAATGACGGCTAACGCCTTTATGTCACTCTCGCTAAATCCACATTTAATTCTAATATCAGTGGCAAATAAAGCACATATGAATCAATATATTAAGCAAGCCGGTGCCTTTGCTGTCAACATTTTATCTAAATCCCAAAAAGAAATGTCCATGCATTTTGCCGGTCAATTAAAGGAAAAAAAGAACATTGATTTTCATTGGTATGATGGCATACCTGTTCTTGAGAATTCTCTCGTTCATCTTTCGTGTAGTGTAGATTCAGTCTCTGAGGCAGGAGATCATACATTATTCATTGGAAAAGTTAATAACCTGCAAATAGCAGAAGGGACTCCACTGACCTATTATAATGGAAAGTACGTTGATATTTGTTGA
- a CDS encoding 5-carboxymethyl-2-hydroxymuconate Delta-isomerase, with amino-acid sequence MPHVIIEYTDNLKDEFNLQELMEKIHSCLIRHSEIFPVGGIRSRAIELNHYRVADGKENDAFVHTTLKIGAGRSEEIKKEITEEIFKTISVVFEPLFQSRYLALSLELYEFPEKYSLKHNNIHARFKQE; translated from the coding sequence ATGCCCCACGTTATTATTGAGTACACGGATAATCTGAAAGATGAATTTAATTTACAGGAGCTAATGGAGAAAATCCATTCTTGTCTTATTCGTCACTCTGAAATTTTTCCTGTAGGTGGAATCCGGTCCAGAGCGATCGAACTGAATCATTACCGGGTTGCAGACGGAAAGGAAAATGATGCCTTCGTCCATACAACATTGAAAATTGGGGCGGGGCGTTCTGAAGAAATAAAAAAGGAAATAACAGAGGAAATCTTTAAAACTATTAGCGTCGTCTTTGAGCCCTTATTTCAAAGCAGGTATCTGGCATTATCGCTTGAGCTATATGAGTTTCCCGAAAAATACAGTCTTAAACATAATAATATTCATGCACGTTTTAAGCAGGAATAA
- a CDS encoding fumarylacetoacetate hydrolase family protein encodes MKKARVAYKGAVHEAHEEDGYLRLTDGRRIKEEDAVWLPPVEAGTIFALGLNYADHAEELSFKAPEEPLVFLKGPNTLIGHRAETRRPKDITFMHYECELAVVIGKQAKKVKSQDAYHYISGYTIANDYAFRDYLENYYRPNLRVKNRDGSTPIGPWLADISEIPDPSDLVLRTYINGEKKQEGTTRDMIFSVPFLIEYLSSFMTLQPGDLILTGTPKGAVDTKPGDVVTTEIVGIGKLVNTIIDDACFYRTV; translated from the coding sequence ATGAAAAAAGCGAGGGTTGCCTATAAGGGGGCAGTTCATGAAGCGCATGAAGAGGATGGATACTTAAGACTGACGGATGGCCGACGGATAAAGGAAGAAGATGCAGTGTGGCTTCCTCCAGTGGAAGCAGGTACCATATTTGCCTTAGGATTAAATTACGCTGATCATGCGGAGGAATTATCTTTTAAAGCACCAGAAGAGCCTCTTGTTTTTTTAAAAGGCCCTAATACACTGATTGGCCACCGTGCAGAAACAAGAAGACCAAAAGATATTACCTTTATGCATTATGAATGTGAATTGGCTGTTGTAATTGGCAAACAGGCGAAAAAGGTGAAATCGCAAGACGCATACCATTATATCAGCGGTTATACCATTGCCAATGATTATGCCTTTCGAGACTATTTGGAAAATTATTATCGCCCGAATTTGCGCGTAAAGAACCGCGATGGCAGTACACCAATTGGACCATGGCTTGCAGATATATCCGAAATACCAGATCCTTCGGATTTGGTACTCAGAACCTATATTAATGGAGAAAAAAAGCAAGAAGGAACGACAAGGGATATGATATTCAGCGTTCCTTTTCTCATTGAGTACTTAAGCAGCTTTATGACTCTTCAGCCCGGTGACTTGATTCTAACAGGAACTCCAAAAGGTGCGGTTGATACAAAACCGGGAGATGTTGTGACAACAGAGATTGTAGGAATTGGAAAGCTTGTGAATACAATAATAGACGATGCCTGTTTTTATCGGACAGTATAA